A single genomic interval of Epinephelus fuscoguttatus linkage group LG22, E.fuscoguttatus.final_Chr_v1 harbors:
- the slc25a3a gene encoding solute carrier family 25 member 3a isoform X2: MYPTSLTQLARANPFSAPLFSLQKVEEPQQSLHGQSTRRLAAAATAEEFSCEFGSQKYYALCGFGGILSCGLTHTAVVPLDLVKCRLQVNPDKYKSIGNGFAVTVREDGVRGLAKGWAPTFIGYSMQGLCKFGFYEVFKVIYSDLLGEENAYLWRTSLYLAASASAEFFADIALAPMEAVKVRIQTQPGYANTLRQCVPKMFAEEGLWAFYKGVVPLWMRQIPYTMMKFACFERTVEMLYKYIVPKPRSECSKPEQLVVTFVAGYIAGVFCAIVSHPADSVVSVLNKESGSTAVQVLKRLGPKGVWKGLVARIIMIGTLTALQWFIYDSVKVYFRLPRPPPPEMPESLKKKLGLTE; this comes from the exons ATGTACCCGACCTCTTTGACGCAGCTGGCCCGGGCCAACCCGTTTAGCGCTCCCCTGTTCTCCCTCCAGAAAGTGGAAGAGCCCCAACAGAGCCTTCATGGACAGAGCACCCGCAGACTGGCAGCAGCCGCCACCGCAGAAG AGTTCAGCTGTGAGTTTGGCTCCCAAAAGTACTATGCCCTGTGTGGCTTTGGGGGTATCCTGAGCTGcggcctcacacacacagcagtggtgCCCCTCGACCTTGTCAAGTGCCGCTTGCAG GTAAACCCTGATAAATACAAGAGCATTGGCAACGGCTTTGCAGTGACAGTTAGGGAAGATGGTGTCAGAGGCCTGGCAAAGGGCTGGGCTCCCACCTTCATCGGCTACTCCATGCAGGGACTGTGCAAGTTTGGCTTCTACGAAGTGTTCAAGGTCATCTACAGTGACTTGCTGGGAGAG GAGAACGCCTACCTGTGGAGGACATCGCTGTACCTGGCTGCCTCAGCCAGTGCAGAGTTCTTCGCAGACATTGCCCTGGCTCCCATGGAGGCTGTCAAAGTTCGTATTCAGACACAGCCAGGCTACGCCAACACCCTCAGACAGTGTGTCCCCAAAATGTTTGCAGAGGAGGGACTCTGGGC TTTCTATAAGGGTGTGGTTCCCCTGTGGATGAGGCAGATTCCCTACACCATGATGAAGTTTGCCTGCTTTGAGCGCACTGTGGAGATGCTCTATAAGTATATTGTTCCCAAGCCCCGCAGTGAGTGCAGCAAACCTGAGCAGCTGGTGGTCACCTTTGTGGCTGGTTACATTG CTGGTGTGTTCTGTGCCATCGTGTCTCACCCTGCTGACTCTGTGGTGTCTGTGCTGAACAAGGAGAGTGGTAGCACTGCTGTCCAGGTCCTCAAGAGGCTGGGACCCAAAG GTGTGTGGAAGGGTCTGGTTGCCCGTATCATCATGATCGGTACTCTGACCGCCCTGCAGTGGTTCATCTACGACTCCGTCAAGGTCTACTTCCGCCTGCCCCGCCCCCCTCCCCCCGAGATGCCAGAGTCCCTGAAGAAGAAGCTCGGCCTCACAGAGTAA
- the slc25a3a gene encoding solute carrier family 25 member 3a isoform X1, which translates to MYPTSLTQLARANPFSAPLFSLQKVEEPQQSLHGQSTRRLAAAATAEGDSCEFGSQKYFVLCGFGGILSCGTTHTAVVPLDLVKCRMQVNPDKYKSIGNGFAVTVREDGVRGLAKGWAPTFIGYSMQGLCKFGFYEVFKVIYSDLLGEENAYLWRTSLYLAASASAEFFADIALAPMEAVKVRIQTQPGYANTLRQCVPKMFAEEGLWAFYKGVVPLWMRQIPYTMMKFACFERTVEMLYKYIVPKPRSECSKPEQLVVTFVAGYIAGVFCAIVSHPADSVVSVLNKESGSTAVQVLKRLGPKGVWKGLVARIIMIGTLTALQWFIYDSVKVYFRLPRPPPPEMPESLKKKLGLTE; encoded by the exons ATGTACCCGACCTCTTTGACGCAGCTGGCCCGGGCCAACCCGTTTAGCGCTCCCCTGTTCTCCCTCCAGAAAGTGGAAGAGCCCCAACAGAGCCTTCATGGACAGAGCACCCGCAGACTGGCAGCAGCCGCCACCGCAGAAG GAGACAGTTGTGAGTTCGGCTCTCAGAAGTATTTCGTCCTGTGTGGCTTTGGTGGGATTCTGAGCTGtggcaccacacacacagctgttgttCCCCTCGATCTGGTCAAATGCAGAATGCAG GTAAACCCTGATAAATACAAGAGCATTGGCAACGGCTTTGCAGTGACAGTTAGGGAAGATGGTGTCAGAGGCCTGGCAAAGGGCTGGGCTCCCACCTTCATCGGCTACTCCATGCAGGGACTGTGCAAGTTTGGCTTCTACGAAGTGTTCAAGGTCATCTACAGTGACTTGCTGGGAGAG GAGAACGCCTACCTGTGGAGGACATCGCTGTACCTGGCTGCCTCAGCCAGTGCAGAGTTCTTCGCAGACATTGCCCTGGCTCCCATGGAGGCTGTCAAAGTTCGTATTCAGACACAGCCAGGCTACGCCAACACCCTCAGACAGTGTGTCCCCAAAATGTTTGCAGAGGAGGGACTCTGGGC TTTCTATAAGGGTGTGGTTCCCCTGTGGATGAGGCAGATTCCCTACACCATGATGAAGTTTGCCTGCTTTGAGCGCACTGTGGAGATGCTCTATAAGTATATTGTTCCCAAGCCCCGCAGTGAGTGCAGCAAACCTGAGCAGCTGGTGGTCACCTTTGTGGCTGGTTACATTG CTGGTGTGTTCTGTGCCATCGTGTCTCACCCTGCTGACTCTGTGGTGTCTGTGCTGAACAAGGAGAGTGGTAGCACTGCTGTCCAGGTCCTCAAGAGGCTGGGACCCAAAG GTGTGTGGAAGGGTCTGGTTGCCCGTATCATCATGATCGGTACTCTGACCGCCCTGCAGTGGTTCATCTACGACTCCGTCAAGGTCTACTTCCGCCTGCCCCGCCCCCCTCCCCCCGAGATGCCAGAGTCCCTGAAGAAGAAGCTCGGCCTCACAGAGTAA